A stretch of the Diorhabda sublineata isolate icDioSubl1.1 chromosome 11, icDioSubl1.1, whole genome shotgun sequence genome encodes the following:
- the LOC130450388 gene encoding elastin-like has product MEFESIDSVLQVDNAVQYPSEFLNTLNPPGFPAHRVILKIMLLQNLNPPKLCNGTRLRVNALQKNIIEATIITGCARGESLISLVLSVTLHTAQCGDLTSLLPPPSSAAYGTGYGSGLSDISVAGGHGNLHLGISAGISNGRELGGGLAFGSDAGFGNGQGFGSGRGFDSGPAFGIGPGLGSGPGLGSGPGLGSGPAFGIGPGLGSGPGLGGGPALISGPGLGSGPGIIGGPGFAGGSGIIGGPGIGLGPTIGRGPGFNGGAGVANGGPTVYRGTTYSQQTQQVRIPVPQPVPIPVNRPVPVPVPVPRPVPVPRPVRVEVPHPVKVVVPRPVPVTVTKPYPVPVKVKEFVKIPTPVHVSVPKPYPVVVKKPYPVPVPTKVLVKVPVPIRSNTDASIGFSAGPVGFGGNIVGGNGGLLYDAGYAGFGSSSGFQGSGGYGGGHLGSFEVGGPSSGYSLGGSTYSSGGYASGYDHSHYNPHGDEGYKY; this is encoded by the exons ATGGAGTTTGAATCTATAGATTCTGTGTTACAAGTTGATAATGCTGTGCAATATCCATCAGAGTTCCTAAACACGCTCAATCCTCCAGGTTTCCCGGCACATAGAGTTATTCTAAAGATAATGTTGTTACAAAATCTCAATCCTCCTAAACTGTGCAACGGTACGAGACTACGTGTGAACGCTCTTCAGAAAAACATAATCGAAGCTACAATTATAACGGGATGTGCCAGAGGGGAATCA CTAATTTCGTTAGTTCTTTCTGTAACACTACATACAGCACAATGTGGCGATCTTACTTCTCTATTGCCTCCACCTTCATCCGCTGCCTACGGAACTGGCTACGGAAGTGGTTTATCTGACATATCCGTAGCCGGTGGACATGGAAATTTACATCTAGGTATTTCAGCTGGTATATCGAATGGAAGAGAATTGGGTGGAGGACTAGCTTTTGGAAGTGATGCGGGATTTGGAAACGGTCAAGGATTTGGAAGTGGTCGAGGATTTGACAGCGGCCCAGCATTTGGCATTGGTCCAGGACTTGGTAGTGGTCCAGGATTGGGTAGTGGTCCAGGATTAGGCAGCGGTCCAGCATTTGGCATTGGTCCAGGACTTGGTAGTGGTCCAGGATTAGGCGGCGGACCAGCATTAATCAGTGGTCCAGGACTTGGTAGTGGTCCAGGAATTATTGGTGGTCCCGGATTTGCTGGTGGTTCAGGAATCATTGGTGGTCCGGGAATAGGATTAGGGCCAACAATTGGTAGAGGACCAGGATTTAATGGAGGTGCTGGTGTGGCTAATGGAG GACCAACAGTATACAGAGGTACAACATATTCACAACAAACGCAACAGGTCAGGATCCCAGTACCGCAGCCTGTACCGATACCAGTGAATCGTCCAGTCCCTGTACCAGTCCCAGTACCCAGGCCTGTACCAGTACCTCGACCTGTACGAGTAGAAGTCCCCCATCCAGTAAAAGTTGTAGTACCTAGACCGGTCCCTGTAACAGTAACCAAACCCTACCCAGTACCAGTCAAAGTCAAGGAATTTGTGAAAATACCTACACCAGTACATGTATCAGTACCTAAACCGTATCCAGTAGTGGTGAAAAAACCTTATCCAGTTCCAGTGCCTACAAAAGTTCTTGTCAAAGTTCCAGTTCCTATAAGATCAAATACAGATGCTTCAATAGGTTTTAGTGCAGGTCCTGTCGGATTTGGAGGAAATATAGTTGGTGGAAACGGAGGTTTATTATACGATGCAGGTTATGCAGGATTCGGTTCAAGCTCTGGTTTTCAAGGGTCTGGTGGATATGGTGGAGGACATTTAGGAAGCTTCGAAGTTGGTGGCCCGTCAAGTGGATACTCTCTAGGAGGAAGTACTTATTCTTCGGGAGGGTACGCTTCTGGGTATGATCACTCTCATTATAATCCCCATGGCGACGAgggttataaatattaa